A genomic stretch from Festucalex cinctus isolate MCC-2025b chromosome 13, RoL_Fcin_1.0, whole genome shotgun sequence includes:
- the thyn1 gene encoding thymocyte nuclear protein 1, with the protein MPPKKKLRKRTLNKDGDAEEEVDPSPKPSLKRKASSSSALALEGTSTEQYCRWLMKSEPESRFENGIDVKFGIEDLKALPNQTSCWDGVRNYQARNFMRQMKEGQLAFFYHSNCKEPGIAGIMKIVKEAYVDHTQFDKKDVHYDASSKQENPKWSMVDVQYQRMLKRFLPLAELKEYHLRHRTNGGPLKDVMLFTRARLSVQPLTAEEFDFVLSLEDQEPL; encoded by the exons ATGCCCCCAAAGAAGAAATTGAGAAAAAGAACACTCAATAAAG ATGGCGACGCTGAAGAAGAGGTCGATCCTTCTCCAAAACCGAGCCTCAAGAGGAAGGCTTCATCTTCTTCTGCATTGGCTTTGGAGGGTACAAGCACCGAGCAGTATTGTCGCTGGCTCATGAAATCTGAGCCGGAGAGCCGCTTTGAGAACGGCATTGATGTCAAG TTTGGAATTGAAGACCTGAAGGCTTTGCCCAATCAAACCAGCTGTTGGGACGGTGTCCGCAACTATCAG GCACGCAACTTCATGCGTCAAATGAAAGAGGGACAGTTGGCATTCTTCTACCACAGCAACTGCAAAGAACCCGGCATAGCAGGAATCATGAAA ATCGTGAAGGAAGCGTATGTGGACCACACTCAGTTTGACAAGAAAGATGTTCATTATGATGCGAGCAGCAAGCAAGAGAATCCCAAGTGGAGCATG GTGGACGTGCAGTACCAAAGAATGTTGAAACGTTTTCTTCCCCTGGCTGAACTCAAAGAGTACCACCTGCGACACAGGACCAACGGGGGTCCTCTGAAGGACGTCATGCTCTTCACCAGGGCCCGGCTGTCCGTGCAGCCTCTCACTGCTG AGGAATTTGACTTTGTTCTGAGCTTGGAGGATCAAGAACCGCTGTGA